The Vidua chalybeata isolate OUT-0048 chromosome 6, bVidCha1 merged haplotype, whole genome shotgun sequence genome has a segment encoding these proteins:
- the LOC128789311 gene encoding mas-related G-protein coupled receptor member D-like, with the protein MEVSTVSPPAISPTDGPGQCETNVSNVATDLVTLLFGVCGLVGNRAFLWLLQINSITDFVAFNKASIDFLFLLFIVPSALLFLLAEVCCSAKMPPMYLSLLSQLSLFTYTMGLYQLMFISIERCRSILCLFFCTGQRSEHLRWVVMSAVFWALFFVVTAVNPTVTSLCQSHEQEQCQVALISRYALNLFLVAVPLLISSTILFIHFKPSSQQQQYKRLDIVIVLVALLSLPLSLCSFLQQLSYTVVPSHTVFLLTCITSSIKPFICFLVGSWKRDCSMGSCWRHCSMESFRRHSSMQSLRMTLQRVFEEPKENTASSNDPAVDTEA; encoded by the coding sequence ATGGAGGTGAGCACCGTGTCCCCACCTGCCATCTCACCGACCGACGGACCTGGTCAGTGTGAGACCAATGTCTCCAACGTGGCCACAGACCTTGTGACGCTGCTCTTCGGTGTCTGTGGGCTGGTTGGGAACAGGGCTTTCCTCTGGCTCCTCCAAATTAATTCCATCACCGACTTTGTGGCATTCAACAAAGCCAGCATTgacttcctcttcctcctcttcatcgTTCCCTCCgccctgctcttcctgctggcaGAGGTTTGCTGCTCTGCTAAAATGCCCCCAATGTATCTGAGCTTACTGTCCCAGCTGTCACTGTTCACCTACACCATGGGGCTCTACCAGCTGATGTTCATCAGCATCGAGAGGTGCAGGTCCATCCTCTGCCTGTTTTTCTGCACTGGGCAACGTTCTGAGCACCTGCGGTGGGTGGTGATGAGTGCTGTGTTCTGGGCTTTGTTCTTTGTTGTCACCGCTGTCAATCCCACAGTGACTTCCCTGTGCCAGTCACACGAGCAGGAGCAATGCCAGGTGGCTCTCATCTCCAGGTACGCCCTCAACCTTTTCCTAGTTGCTGTACCCCTGCTCATTTCCAGCACAATCCTCTTCATTCATTtcaagcccagctcccagcagcagcaatacAAGAGGCTCGACATCGTGATTGTCCTCGTTGCACTCCTCAGTCTGCCCCTCAGTCTCTGctctttcctgcagcagctcagttACACAGTTGTGCCCTCCCACACGGTTTTCCTGCTCACCTGCATCACCAGCAGCATCAAACCCTTCATCTGCTTCTTGGTGGGGAGCTGGAAGAGAGACTGCTCcatggggagctgctggagacacTGCTCCATGGAGAGCTTCAGGAGGCACTCCTCCATGCAGTCCCTAAGGATGACACTCCAGAGGGTGTTTGaagaaccaaaagaaaacactgcCAGCAGTAATGATCCTGCCGTGGACACAGAGGCCTGA
- the LOC128789312 gene encoding proto-oncogene Mas-like has product MEVTTMSPSPTSPTNGPGQCEINVSNVAIDLVTLLFSVCGLVGNGAFLWLLHINAITDFVFNQAITNFLFLIFMIPSALLFLLEEVSCSAIMAPMYLSLLFSLSLFSYTMGLYRLTFISIERCRSILCLFFCGCQLPERLLWVVMSVLYWAFLFMVITVNPMVTSLCQSHEQEQCQVALTSMHALNLFLVAAPLLISSTILFINFKPGSQQQKHKRLDTAIVLIALFSLPLSLCSFLQQLGYTVVPSHTVFLLTCITSSIKPFIYFLVGSWKRDCSMGSCWRHCSMGSCRRHSSMQSLRKAIRRVFEEPKRNTACGNDPNMDTVL; this is encoded by the coding sequence ATGGAGGTGACCACCATGTCCCCATCTCCCACCTCACCGACCAACGGACCTGGTCAGTGTGAGATCAATGTCTCCAACGTGGCCATAGACCTTGTGACGCTGCTCTTCAGTGTCTGTGGGCTGGTTGGGAACGGGGCTTTCCTCTGGCTCCTCCACATTAATGCCATCACCGACTTCGTCTTCAACCAGGCCATCACCAACTTCCTCTTCCTTATCTTCATGATACCCTCCgccctgcttttcctgctggaggAAGTGTCCTGTTCTGCTATAATGGCCCCAATGTATCTGagcttgcttttctctctgtcaCTGTTCTCCTACACCATGGGGCTGTACCGGCTGACATTCATTAGCATTGAGAGGTGCAGGTCCATCCTCTGCCTGTTTTTCTGTGGTTGCCAACTTCCTGAGCGCCTGCTGTGGGTGGTGATGAGTGTACTGTACTGGGCATTCCTTTTCATGGTCATCACTGTCAATCCCATGGTGACTTCCCTGTGCCAGTCACACGAGCAGGAGCAATGCCAGGTGGCTCTCACCTCCATGCACGCCCTCAACCTTTTCCTAGTAGCTGCACCGCTGCTCATTTCCAGCACAATCCTCTTCATTAATTTCAAGCCcggctcccagcagcagaaacacaagAGGCTTGACACCGCGATTGTCCTCATTGCACTCTTCAGTCTGCCCCTCAGTCTCTGctctttcctgcagcagctcggTTACACAGTTGTGCCCTCCCACACGGTTTTCCTGCTCACCTGCATCACCAGCAGCATCAAACCCTTCATCTACTTCTTGGTGGGGAGCTGGAAGAGAGACTGCTCcatggggagctgctggagacacTGCTCCATGGGAAGCTGCAGGAGGCACTCCTCCATGCAGTCCCTAAGGAAGGCGATCCGCAGGGTGTTTGAGGAGCCAAAAAGAAACACTGCCTGTGGAAATGATCCCAACATGGACACAGTGCTCTGA
- the LOC128789710 gene encoding proto-oncogene Mas-like, translated as MWPYQGSPLPPQLLQEPITVCIFHLAVADFGFLLFVVTSILLHLLEEVSCSTIMLLEYLRLFSLLLLFSYSMGLYLLTAITIKRCTSILCPLWYCCHCPQKLSGFMSVLLWALPFVTMVILYQSHKPQYCQVSLISMYALNLLLFAPAMVISSTVLFSEVKPASQQQQPKRLDIIILLTVFFILPFTLPLSLWTLLLQFGYAIVSSQVVFLLTCVLSTVNPFICFLVGSRRPCSVECCRRPCSMGSLRKALLRVFGDTEENNACSNDPIMDTVL; from the exons ATGTGGCCAT ATCAgggctctcctctccctcctcagcTTCTGCAGGAACCCATCACAGTCTGTATCTTCCATTTGGCTGTCGCTGACTTTGGCTTCCTGCTCTTTGTGGTGACCTCCATCCTGCTCCACCTGCTGGAGGAAGTTTCCTGCTCCACTATTATGCTCCTGGAGTACCTGAGGTTGttttctctgctcctgctgttctCTTACTCCATGGGGCTCTATCTGCTGACAGCCATCACCATCAAGAGGTGCACATCCATCCTCTGCCCACTCTGGTACTGCTGCCACTGTCCCCAGAAACTGTCAGGGTTCATGAGTGTTCTTCTCTGGGCCCTCCCCTTTGTTACAATGGTTATCCTGTACCAGTCACACAAGCCCCAGTACTGCCAGGTGTCTCTCATCTCCATGTATGCCCTCAACCTCCTGCTCTTTGCTCCAGCTATGGTCATTTCCAGCACAGTTCTCTTCAGTGAAGTCAAGCctgcctcccagcagcagcaacccaAGAGACTCGACATCATTATCCTCCTCACTGTGTTCTTCATCCTCCCCTTCACTCTCCCACTCAGCCTCTGGACTTTACTGCTGCAGTTCGGCTACGCCATTGTGTCATCCCAAGTGGTTTTCTTGCTCACCTGCGTCCTCAGCACTGTCAATCCCTTCATCTGCTTCTtggtggggagcaggaggcCCTGCTCTGTGGAGTGTTGCAGGAGGCCCTGCTCCATGGGGTCCCTAAGAAAGGCCCTCCTGAGAGTCTTTGgggacacagaagaaaacaatgcCTGCAGCAATGATCCCATCATGGACACAGTGCTCTGA
- the LOC128789835 gene encoding mas-related G-protein coupled receptor member H-like, translating into MEVSTVSPPAISPTEGDDLCETDVTSVAIDSVTLLICLCGLAGNGAVLCLLQRNPATFYITNLAFANFSFLHFTVPSTLLYLLEELSCSTVVPLVFLKALFPLLLFSYNLGLYLLTFISIDQCTSILCPLWYRCRCPQRLPWVMCALLWALSIAVIVTVTSLCQSQEHEHCQVSLITMYALNLFLFAPAMVVSSTVILIKVKCGSQQQQPKRLNIVIFLVVLFFLLFALPLSLCNFLQQLGYITVSSQVVFLLACIHSTINPFIYFLAGRCWRPCSMGSLRLSLQRVFEDPEENTAHSNDPAMDTAFPAC; encoded by the coding sequence ATGGAGGTGAGCACCGTGTCCCCACCTGCCATCTCACCCACAGAAGGAGACGATCTCTGTGAGACAGATGTCACCAGCGTGGCCATAGACAGTGTGACACTGCTCATCTGCCTCTGTGGGCTGGCCGGGAATGGGGCTGTCCTCTGCCTTCTTCAAAGGAACCCCGCCACCTTTTACATCACCAACCTGGCTTTCGCCAACTTCTCCTTCCTCCACTTCACGGTCCCCTCCACCCTGCTCTACCTGCTGGAGGAATTGTCCTGCTCCACAGTCGTTCCCCTGGTGTTCCTGAAGGCACTTTTCCCACTCCTGCTGTTCTCCTACAACCTGGGGCTGTACCTGCTGACGTTCATCAGCATCGACCAGTGCACATCCATCCTCTGCCCACTCTGGTACCGCTGCCGCTGTCCCCAGCGCCTGCCATGGGTGATGtgtgccctgctctgggccCTCTCCATTGCTGTCATTGTCACAGTGACTTCCCTGTGCCAGTCACAGGAGCATGAGCACTGCCAGGTGTCTCTCATCACCATGTATGCCCTCAACCTATTCCTCTTTGCCCCAGCCATGGTCGTTTCCAGCACAGTCATCCTCATTAAGGTCAAGtgtggctcccagcagcagcaacccaAGAGACTCAACATTGTTATTTTCCTTGTTgtgctcttcttcctcctctttgctCTCCCCCTCAGCCTCTGcaatttcctgcagcagctcggTTACATCACTGTGTCCTCCCAGGTGGTTTTCCTGCTTGCCTGCATCCACAGCACCATCAACCCTTTCATCTACTTCTtggcagggaggtgctggaggcccTGCTCTATGGGGTCCCTTCGGCTCTCCCTCCAGAGGGTGTTTGAGGatccagaagaaaacactgcCCACAGCAATGATCCTGCCATGGATACAGCCTTCCCAGCCTGTTGA
- the LOC128789836 gene encoding mas-related G-protein coupled receptor member H-like, whose amino-acid sequence MELNQTSPPPSSPVMDTEGDDSCGINVTDVAIDGVTLLICLCGLAGNGAVLWLLGFHIRRNPITVYILNLAVADFTFLLFMVPSSLLYLLEDVSCSTVVSLKYLRSLLLLSLFSYNMGLYLLTAISIERCGSILFPLWYRCRRPQRLSWVMCALLWALSIAVMVVVTSLCLSQEHEHCRVALISMYALSFLIFAPPMVISNVILFIKVQCGSKRRQPKRLYIVIFLTVLFFLIFGVPLSLWNFLQQLSHTVVSSQVVFLLACINSSINPFIYFLVGSCWRHCSIVSLQVAFQRVFEETGITTMSS is encoded by the coding sequence ATGGAGCTGAACCAGACCTCCCCACCTCCCTCATCTCCCGTGATGGACACAGAAGGAGATGATTCCTGTGGGATCAATGTCACCGATGTGGCCATAGATGGTGTCACCCTGCTAATCTGCCTCTGTGGGCTGGCTGGGAACGGGGCTGTCCTCTGGCTCCTCGGATTCCACATCCGCAGGAACCCCATCACCGTCTACATCCTCAACCTGGCTGTCGCCGACTtcaccttcctcctcttcatggtcccctcctccctgctctaCCTGCTGGAGGATGTGTCCTGCTCCACTGTCGTGTCCCTGAAGTACCTGAGGTCCCTTCTCCTGCTGTCGCTGTTCTCCTACAACATGGGGCTGTACCTGCTGACAGCCATCAGCATCGAGAGGTGTGGCTCAATTCTCTTCCCCCTCTGGTACCGCTGCCGCCGTCCCCAGCGCCTGTCATGGGTGATGtgtgccctgctctgggccCTCTCCATCGCTGTCATGGTCGTGGTGACCTCCCTGTGCCTGTCACAGGAGCACGAGCACTGCCGGGTGGCTCTCATCTCCATGTACGCCCTCAGCTTCCTCATCTTTGCTCCACCCATGGTCATCTCCAATGTGATCCTCTTCATCAAGGTCCAGTGTGGCTCCAAGAGACGTCAGCCTAAGAGACTCTACATTGTTATCTTCCTCACAGTGctcttcttcctcatctttGGAGTGCCCCTCAGCCTCTGGAatttcctccagcagctcagccacacCGTTGTGTCCTCCCAGGTGGTTTTCCTGCTCGCCTGCATCAACAGCAGCATCAACCCCTTCATCTACTTCTTggtggggagctgctggaggcactgCTCCATCGTGTCCCTCCAGGTCGCCTTCCAGAGGGTCTTTGAGGAGACAGGGATCACCACAATGTCCAGCTGA
- the RHOD gene encoding rho-related GTP-binding protein RhoD, producing MQRERGEQSPGAPETEIKAVIVGDGGCGKTSLLVAFAKGDFPKVYVPTVFEKYTASLQVAGKPVKIHLWDTAGQEDYDRLRPLSYSDANVVLMCFDVTDSNSFDNILTKWYPEVNHFCKGVPVLLVGCKTDLRQDQEVLQKLKDGRIEPVSRQQGEAMARQVRAVSYMECSARYQDNVGNIFVTACSAAINAARRRQRKAGPRRVCVIL from the exons ATGCAGCGGGAGCgcggggagcagagcccaggagccCCCGAAACCGAGATCAAGGCTGTCATCGTGGGGGATGGCGGCTGCGGGAAGACGTCACTGCTGGTGGCCTTCGCCAAAGGGGACTTCCCCAAG gTCTATGTCCCCACCGTGTTCGAGAAGTACACAGCGTCCCTCCAGGTTGCCGGCAAGCCCGTGAAGATCCACCTGTGGGACACAGCag GACAGGAAGACTATGACAGGCTTCGCCCTCTGTCCTACTCAGATGCCAACGTTGTCCTCATGTGCTTTGATGTCACCGACTCAAACAGCTTTGACAACATCCTAACAAAG tggTACCCGGAGGTGAACCACTTCTGCAAGGGGGTCCCGGTGCTGCTGGTGGGCTGCAAGACGGACCTGCGGCAGGAccaggaggtgctgcagaagCTGAAGGACGGACGGATAGAGCCCGTGTCCCGCCAGCAG GGAGAGGCCATGGCCCGGCAGGTCCGCGCCGTGTCCTACATGGAATGCTCGGCCAGGTACCAGGATAACGTCGGGAACATCTTTGTGACAGCCTGCAGTGCCGCCATCAATGCCGCCCGCCGGAGGCAGCGCAAGGCGGGACCCAGGAGGGTCTGCGTGATCCTCTGA